A section of the Sebastes fasciatus isolate fSebFas1 chromosome 5, fSebFas1.pri, whole genome shotgun sequence genome encodes:
- the prrc2c gene encoding protein PRRC2C isoform X1 translates to MSEKSGQSTKAKDGKTKYATLSLFNTYKGKSLETQKTAVAARHGLQSLGKVAASRRMPPPANLPSLKAENKGNDPNVNIVPKDGSGWASRPEGGEERQQETPPPPIKPVVLPPPEPSIVGSRSWASSKPTQPDGAPPRVSSHFHQEFPSLQAAGEVEKGDGQEEEPYGPGPSLRPQNVGSWREGGGRNLITAPSPPEMDNRAPEEGSTALGTSTPAGEADEPGRNVTADVQREKRDGKERLPPSAPPPQPKLNGGQQPPAGVPTHFDPAFRSMMPPYMFHAYPQMTFGPGQGNLRYPVPQDGAKLVRGPRSARPQQAPPQSWHQDPDRPSIISATELKELDNLDTDTDEGWAGAQMEVDYTEKLNFSDDEENQAAKDKRENWEWMGKVERIRSRPPDGQEGWKEGTEDRGGSKTSWADGDPRAPSPGIMGQYNKSAAPQDYQGGTRSVGGGAPRGPKPQAATAPGADEDPEAWRQKRKKPAEVSEAVERARRRRDEEERRMEEQRLSACAEKLKRLNEKHRQATEIQSALAQTTNDEAVAAQEEESSSAPAPVSSPVPSIPVSQSPVPIMQAPLPEMVDQDGEGMERELVEPSVEEEVQLPRQPSPPIQRPVSVDPEPQSEGESSLVEVSPLMEENQVDRTTVPIRDYFNIEDNRVDEPHLSLPLMDPPSGEEVPVAPPQLEGEAAAAMRPSLTSGYSKQFQKSLPPRFLRQQEQMKQQQWQQQQHQSGGSVSPSGGGGVPAPQQQQQQQQQQQQHRSMYQPIGPHHQHLASMGFDPRWLMMQSYMDPRMMSGRPPMDMPTNIHPGRMPPKQIVRREPGDNSSSSSDSFDHLTRPIRDHGLPSDSRMVWGSEPYPQSEPLPSVTPPKGRDDNKEPRVDSGLDLDRGLPAMYPQDHSTLDSHKSNFFQDPTESLSAFSQGPEDAPGPLDLVPVSSAFDPEESGLPSGEEVEALGQAMLQRSVSQGSSHSLKLDEPRFDGLSLGTKSLELQDTGERADDKPQNELYPQAAVTSNRATPPADGLHKQEKLPLPAPSKQKAELRWGGRSGAGRREGPGGERPLRRSGPIKKPVLRDMKEEREQREEREKRHERGDRGDRSKKDQSSKAPSAAAAVSEGSRPQGEGKREAAEAEETPTGHQRVRDSQPSSVVPTSSSQEEKADKPPSNDKHPEPKLPFRKESNLPPRAYRREEREREREREKEMDKDKDKDRDRDRDKEWPLDSNFKGRGRGEYYARGRSYRGTYGGRCRGSRGRSRAEYNYREPRSRSDLPSVGGAAAFRNREESETRSESSDFEVIPKRRRRRGSDTDSESEGGRESASDTGPSDREPSTKPSHPLRRELPGEARPGPHKPGFGPPHMGDRVGPRGDDESRPKPGFLPKGEPSRRGRGGLYSRRGGARERGGPRAGPLRRPGARESSSQWPSKPMETFRPEDTESSQRYDNPAADRRPNRSDCKKFGDGGPQNSRERPRRSRPARPPRQDKPPRFRRLKEREAAVLASGETAPSPPVPLLPVPAAAVPSSAPISLSPTLSRAPGTPVTVPAEVAATMPAPDLSSPLEASLPETSSPTITAVGTKSPDLSNQNSSDQANEEWETASESSDFNERREREERKGALEAANEAATACAPAPAPPQGSLTPNRSPPDGGVTPKRDGAPAAKRSFSSQRPTERQNRRGNSGAKPVRGYAGGKGERRGGAKAGRKGPAAQQNSDGMTQSTGGASQRPSKDQSGRRKDEAKQAAKKPKENALSQFDLNNYASVVIIDDHPEVTTTEDPQSNTNDDGFTEVVSRKQQKRLQDEEKRKKEEQTTQNWSKKGSGEKGRGGGGKLPPRFAKKQSSQQQQQQQQQQQQQQQQQQQQQQQQQQASQSQPPVTPTPQAQQQPPISAPQHPHLPPSQPAASPQTLEGTVAPLPSIPPVIVDFTSKSLPPPPAQTHSTLGTELWENKVAGPIVLPDVKKLGPISPPQPPSVSAWNKPLTSFTGTVSSEGVKLGSEGSVELAIDSIQFGAPSSAGSTDSDGVPALLETVSDNKLPAPKEQRQKQPRAGPIKTQKLPEMEPMETKEYKPGPIGKERSLKNRKAKDARGGEGEGMEGGVPGGGVSRATDSSPPTSDPIVPELGGDIECMITVPSVEYNSISKESVTDYTTPSSSLADSVPTGVNKIEESLVASVALPHSLPLPRRETLQQSSSLSTVSPATVDLTLKMESARKAWENSPSLEKNSPVTSSSSPITSCASSYSTFSSASMPQIPVASVTPSTSLSVDDGRHAPSLEKQTGVPAREQSSGTYTTSALSTKTTTASDPPNICKVKPQQLQGGSLSSSSSSSSSSSFSQLGCVPTLLPQQQQTPQVYVSQSAAGSAAQIPAFYMDTSHLFSTPHPRLAPPSLAQQQGFQPGLSQPTAVQQIPIPIYAPLQGQPQHQHQHQHQHQHQHQHQHQHTHQAQLGLSTGPPVSQPQDLFSSSLQPYRSQQAFMQSSLSQPSMMLSGPSLHSYAGVQASDLGKPQSSLAYQQASSQQHIPILFEPQLNQPSGMGGSQLIDTHLLQLSLAQARQGMSQHSNMYSGQVQQHGQSSYYSNTQSPSSAMQQVTVPLSSSQLSLSNFGSGGGQPLLALPPTPPQVQPPNINRQPPVSNPYRGIMGPNHSMMQPPTSKMDMDLKLFGSGMDVKPGTPPIGARSTTPTSSHYRASSTSPSSQSSKINSMLYQKQFQASSAGMRMTQHFPGQFNPQILSQPNIVSPLVRPPHINSFAGGVHRSPMGPPMSPNMGGGLMPHPRPQHPQHSQHPQHPQHPQHPQHPQHPQHPQHPQHPQHPQHPQHPQHPQHPQHPQHPQHPPRGPPVPSLAPRGTQAAMKAEQDLKAKQRAEVLQSTHKFFSDQQQQQLKAPQVSQVSRLDQVVKPQLDAPAPNHQAMGDRPDSDKPPISMAKPIRTGPIKPQAIKPEEGK, encoded by the exons ATGTCCGAGAAGTCAGGGCAAAGCACCAAGGCAAAGGATGGCAAAACAAAGTATGCAACCCTTAGCCTCTTCAATACCTACAAGGGCAAATCTCTGGAaacccagaaaactgcag TGGCTGCCAGACATGGGCTCCAAAGTTTGGGCAAAGTTGCTGCCAGCCGGCGCATGCCCCCTCCGGCCAACCTGCCCAGCCTGAAGGCAGAGAACAAGGGAAACGACCCCAACGTCAACATCGTCCCCAAAGACGGTAGTGGCTGGGCATCTCGGcctgagggaggggaggagag GCAACAGGAGACGCCCCCACCCCCGATCAAACCAGTAGTGCTCCCACCACCAGAGCCTTCTATTGTGGGCAGCCGCTCCTGGGCAAGCAGCAAGCCGACGCAGCCAGACG GTGCTCCTCCTCGGGTGAGCAGCCATTTTCACCAGGAGTTTCCCAGCTTGCAGGCGGCTGGTGAGGTGGAGAAAGGGGACGGTCAAGAAGAGGAGCCTTATGGACCAGGCCCCAGCCTCAGACCTCAAA ATGTTGGCAGTTGGCGTGAGGGCGGTGGCAGGAATTTGATCACTGCACCCAGCCCCCCCGAGATGGACAACAGGGCTCCGGAGGAGGGTAGTACGGCCCTTGGTACCTCTACACCAGCAGGGGAAGCTGATGAGCCTGGACGAAACGTAACCGCTGACGTCCAGAGGGAGAAGAGGGATGGCAAGGAGAGGTTGCCCCCCTCGGCCCCGCCTCCTCAGCCTAAACTTAATGGGGGGCAGCAGCCTCCTGCTGGGGTGCCAACCCACTTCGACCCTGCTTTCAGGAGCATGATGCCACCCTAC ATGTTCCACGCCTATCCTCAAATGACTTTTGGCCCAGGGCAAGGAAACTTAAGATACCCTGTACCACAAGATGGAGCAAA gtTGGTCAGGGGTCCTCGTTCAGCACGACCCCAGCAGGCTCCCCCTCAGTCCTGGCACCAGGACCCAGACAGACCCTCTATCATCAGCGCAACAGAACTTAAAGAGCTGGACAACTTAGACACCGATACTGATGAGGGCTGGGCAG GAGCTCAGATGGAGGTGGACTACACTGAGAAACTAAACTTCAGCGATGACGAGGAGAACCAAGCTGCTAAAGACAAAAGAGAAAACTG gGAATGGATGGGTAAAGTGGAGCGTATAAGATCTCGACCACCAGACGGTCAGGAGGGCTGGAAGGAGGGCACTGAGGACCGTGGGGGCAGTAAAACCTCATGGGCCGATGGTGATCCCAGAGCGCCATCACCTGGCATTATGGGGCAGTACAATAAGTCAGCTGCTCCACAGGACTACCAG GGCGGCACTCGTTCTGTTGGTGGCGGAGCTCCACGTGGGCCCAAACCACAGGCTGCAACGGCACCTGGTGCTGATGAGGACCCTGAGGCATGGCGACAGAAGCGCAAGAAGCCTGCAGAAGTTTCTGAAGCTGTAGAACGAGCGAGACGACGGAGAGATGAAGAGGAACGGCGGATGGAAGAACAGCGGCTTTCTGCTTGTGCTGAAAAACTTAAACGTCTCAATGAAAAACACCGCCAGGCAACTGAGATCCAATCTGCCCTCGCTCAGACCACCAATGATGAAGCAGTAGCTGCCCAAGAGGAAGAGTCCTCATCAGCTCCGGCTCCTGTATCCAGTCCTGTTCCGTCGATCCCAGTTTCACAATCACCGGTCCCAATCATGCAAGCTCCTTTACCTGAGATGGTGGATCAAGACGGGGAGGGGATGGAACGAGAGCTAGTAGAACCAAGTGTAGAGGAGGAGGTTCAATTGCCTCGTCAGCCCAGCCCCCCCATCCAGAGACCTGTGTCTGTAGATCCAGAGCCtcagagcgagggagagagctCCTTGGTTGAGGTCAGCCCCCTGATGGAGGAGAACCAGGTAGACAGGACAACAGTGCCTATCCGCGACTATTTCAACATAGAGGACAACAGAG TGGATGAGCCCCACCTGTCTCTGCCTCTCATGGACCCCCCCAGTGGTGAGGAAGTCCCCGTGGCACCACCACAGCTGGAAGGAGAAGCAGCAGCTGCTATGCGTCCCTCTCTTACCTCAGGCTATTCCAAACAGTTTCAAAAGTCTTTGCCTCCTCGTTTCCTTAGACAGCAG GAGCAGATGAAGCAGCAACAatggcaacaacagcaacaccagAGTGGGGGCTCCGTGTCTCCATCAGGTGGGGGCGGCGTTCCAGctccccagcagcagcagcagcagcagcaacaacagcaacaacaccgCTCCATGTATCAACCCATTGGCCCCCATCACCAGCACCTGGCCTCCATGGGGTTTGACCCCCGCTGGCTCATGATGCAGTCCTACATGGACCCACGCATGATGTCAGGACGCCCTCCCATGGACATGCCAACTAACATTCACCCTG GGAGGATGCCTCCTAAGCAGATTGTGCGCAGAGAGCCCGGTGACAACTCAAGCTCCAGCTCTGACTCCTTTGACCATCTAACCCGACCAATTCGTGACCATGGCCTGCCGTCAGACTCGCGGATGGTATGGGGGTCGGAGCCGTACCCACAATCAGAGCCGTTACCGTCTGTAACTCCTCCAAAAGGACGGGATGATAACAAGGAGCCgag GGTGGACTCTGGTTTGGATCTGGACAGGGGTCTCCCAGCTATGTATCCCCAGGACCACAGTACATTGGACTCTCATAAAAGTAACTTCTTCCAGGACCCTACGGAGTCCCTGTCGGCATTTTCCCAGGGCCCAGAGGATGCGCCAGGGCCTCTAGACCTGGTCCCTGTAAGCTCAGCCTTTGATCCTGAGGAGTCAGGCCTACCCAGTGGAGAAGAGGTGGAAGCTCTTGGTCAAGCTATGCTCCAGAGGAGTGTCTCCCAGGGCTCCAGCCACTCCCTCAAGCTGGATGAGCCCAGGTTTGATGGGCTATCCCTGGGAACAAAATCACTAGAGCTACAGGACACAGGAGAACGGGCTGATGATAAGCCCCAGAATGAACTCTACCCCCAGGCTGCGGTGACTAGCAACCGGGCAACACCTCCTGCTGATGGATTACACAAACAAGAGAAGCTGCCTCTGCCAGCCCCTAGCAAGCAGAAAGCTGAGCTGCGCTGGGGTGGAAGATCAGGAGCCGGACGCAGAGAAGGACCAGGGGGAGAGAGGCCTCTCCGCAGGTCTGGGCCAATTAAGAAGCCTGTCTTAAGGGACATGAAAGAAGAGCGAGagcaaagagaagagagagagaagcgtCACGAGAGAGGGGATAGAGGAGACCGGTCCAAAAAGGATCAGTCATCCAAAGCTCCCTCTGCAGCTGCCGCTGTGTCCGAGGGCTCCAGACCTCAGGGCGAGGGGAAGAGAGAAGCCGCCGAGGCCGAGGAAACACCGACTGGCCATCAGAGAGTCAGAGACTCGCAGCCTTCATCTGTGGTTCCCACCTCTTCCTCTCAGGAGGAGAAAGCAGACAAACCGCCCAGCAATGACAAACATCCAGAACCGAAACTGCCCTTCAGGAAAGAGTCCAATCTTCCTCCACGTGCCTACCgacgggaggagagagagcgggaacgtgagagggagaaggaaatggacaaagacaaagacaaagacagagacagagacagagataaaGAGTGGCCTTTGGACTCAAATTTCAAAGGACGTGGTCGAGGGGAGTATTACGCCAGAGGACGGAGCTACCGGGGGACTTACGGTGGCCGATGCAGGGGGAGTCGTGGTCGAAGCCGGGCAGAGTACAATTACCGAGAGCCCCGTTCACGCTCTGATTTACCTTCTGTTGGAGGTGCTGCTGCCTTTCGCAACAGGGAAGAAAGTGAAACTCGCAGTGAGAGCTCAGACTTTGAAGTTATACCAAAACGTAGACGGCGCCGCGGTTCAGACACAGATTCTGAAAGTGAAGGTGGGAGAGAGTCTGCCAGTGACACTGGACCCTCTGACCGTGAGCCTAGCACCAAACCTAGCCATCCATTGAGACGAGAGCTCCCTGGGGAGGCCCGGCCTGGGCCCCACAAGCCAGGCTTTGGACCTCCTCACATGGGAGACAGGGTCGGACCTAGAGGGGACGATGAAAGCAGACCCAAGCCAGGATTCCTTCCTAAAGGAGAGCCCTCTcggcgaggaagaggaggactaTACAGTAGACGAGGTGGAGCAAGGGAACGCGGCGGCCCTCGCGCAGGTCCTCTTAGACGGCCAGGAGCTAGAGAGTCCTCTTCTCAGTGGCCCTCTAAACCAATGGAGACATTCAGGCCTGAGGACACTGAGTCCAGTCAAAGATATGACAATCCTGCCGCTGACCGACGACCCAATAGGTCTGATTGCAAGAAATTTGGGGACGGGGGACCTCAGAATAGTAGAGAAAGGCCTCGTCGGTCCAGACCAGCACGACCCCCCAGACAAGATAAACCTCCCCGCTTTAGGCGATTGAAGGAGCGGGAGGCTGCAGTGTTAGCTAGTGGAGAAACAGCCCCAAGTCCCCCTGTCCCTCTACTCCCagtgcctgctgctgctgtccccAGCTCTGCCCCCATCTCCCTCTCCCCAACCCTGTCCAGAGCTCCAGGAACACCTGTAACTGTGCCTGCGGAAGTGGCAGCCACTATGCCTGCACCCGACTTGTCCTCTCCTTTAGAAGCATCCTTGCCTGAGACCAGCAGCCCCACCATCACTGCAGTCGGTACCAAGTCCCCTGACTTGTCCAACCAGAACTCTTCAGATCAAGCCAATGAGGAATGGGAAACTGCCTCCGAGAGCAGCGACTTCAACGAAAGGCGAGAGcgagaagaaaggaaaggagcACTGGAGGCCGCTAATGAAGCCGCCACTGCCTGTGCCCCGGCACCCGCACCCCCTCAGGGCTCTTTGACCCCCAATAGAAGCCCTCCTGATGGAGGGGTGACTCCAAAACGTGATGGGGCTCCTGCAGCCAAGAGGAGTTTCTCAAGTCAGAGgcctacagagagacagaatcGTAGAGGCAACAGTGGAGCCAAACCAGTCCGGGGCTACGCAGGGGGcaagggggagaggaggggaggagccAAAGCTGGCCGCAAAGG CCCTGCAGCCCAGCAGAACTCCGATGGGATGACACAATCAACTGGAGGAGCATCCCAGAGGCCTTCAAAAGACCAGTCTGGCCGTCGCAAAGATGAGGCCAAACAGGCTGCTAAGAAGCCCAAAGAGAATGCTCTTTCTCAGTTTGATCTTAACAACTATGCCA GTGTTGTGATCATTGATGACCACCCAGAGGTCACCACCACAGAGGACCCACAGTCCAACACCAATGATGACGGCTTCACAGAGGTGGTCTCCCGCAAGCAACAAAAACGCCTGCAGGAcgaagagaaaaggaaaaaggaagagCAGACTACTCAG AACTGGAGTAAAAAAGGCTCTGGTGAGAAGggcagaggaggcggaggaaAGCTGCCGCCAAGATTTGCTAAAAAGCAGTCAtcgcaacagcagcagcaacaacaacagcagcagcaacagcagcagcagcagcagcaacagcagcagcagcaacaacagcaggcCTCACAGTCTCAGCCTCCTGTAACTCCCACACCTCAGGCCCAACAGCAACCCCCTATTTCTGCTCCCCAGCATCCCCACCTTCCCCCCTCCCAGCCAGCTGCATCCCCTCAGACACTGGAAGGAACGGTGGCTCCACTGCCCTCCATTCCCCCCGTCATTGTGGACTTTACCTCAAAGAGCCTACCCCCGCCACCTGCGCAGACACACAGCACTCTGGGTACAGAACTGTGGGAGAACAAGGTAGCGGGCCCCATTGTCCTTCCCGATGTCAAGAAGC TTGGTCCAATCAGCCCTCCCCAGCCACCTTCTGTGAGTGCCTGGAACAAACCTCTTACCTCCTTTACTGGCACTGTCTCCTCTGAG GGTGTGAAGCTTGGATCAGAGGGCAGTGTGGAATTGGCAATAGACAGTATTCAGTTTGGAGCGCCGTCATCTGCAGGCAGCACAGACAGCGACGGAGTTCCAGCGTTGCTAGAAACCGTCTCTGACAACAAACTACCTGCTCCCAaagaacagagacagaaacaaccTCGAGCTGGCCCAATCAAAACACAGAAG CTTCCTGAAATGGAACCAATGGAAACCAAGGAGTACAAGCCAGGTCCCATTGGTAAAGAGCGCTCTTTAAAGAACCGCAAGGCCAAAGACGCACGTGGAGGAGAAGGcgaggggatggagggaggagttCCTGGAGGAGGCGTCAGTAGAGCCACAGACTCCAGTCCTCCCACCAGTGACCCCATAGTACCAGAGCTGGGAGGAGACATCGAGTGCATGATCACCGTCCCTTCAGTAGAATACAACAGTATCTCTAAG GAGTCCGTCACTGACTAcaccaccccctcctcctcactgGCTGACAGTGTTCCTACAGGAGTGAACAAAATAGAAGAGAGTTTGGTGGCAAGT GTGGCGCTACCCCACTCATTGCCCCTTCCTCGACGAGAGACCCTGCAGCAGAGCTCCAGCCTCAGCACCGTCTCCCCTGCTACTGTTGACCTAACACTAAAG ATGGAATCGGCTCGTAAGGCGTGGGAGAACTCACCAAGTCTGGAGAAGAATTCTCCAgtcacttcctcttcctcccccatCACCTCCTGTGCATCCTCGTACTCCACCTTCTCCTCAGCCTCCATGCCGCAGATCCCTGTGGCTTCTGTTACCCCCAGCACCTCACTGTCAG tagatgatggtcggcacgcccccagtttggagaagcagacaggagtgccagcacgggagcaaa GTTCTGGTACCTATACAACGTCGGCTCTCAGCACCAAGACCACCACAGCCTCTGACCCCCCTAACATCTGTAAGGTgaagccccaacaactgcagggTGGAAGTCTGTCCTCGtccagcagtagcagtagtagcagcagcttCTCTCAGTTGGGCTGTGTGCCTACCCTCCTGCCCCAGCAACAGCAGACCCCACAGGTGTACGTCTCTCAGTCTGCAGCAG GTTCTGCAGCTCAGATTCCAGCTTTCTACATGGACACTAGCCACCTCTTCAGTACCCCCCACCCTCGCTTGGCACCTCCCTCCCTGGCTCAGCAGCAAGGCTTCCAGCCCGGCCTCTCGCAG CCGACGGCAGTGCAGCAGATTCCCATCCCTATCTACGCTCCACTGCAAGGTCAGCCACAACATCAACACCAACATCAGcatcaacaccaacaccaacatcaacaccaacaccaacacaccCACCAGGCTCAGCTGGGACTCAGCACTGGTCCTCCAGTCTCCCAGCCACAGGACCTGTTCAGCTCCTCGCTGCAGCCTTACAG GTCTCAGCAGGCGTTCATGCAGAGCAGCCTGTCGCAGCCCTCCATGATGCTGTCAGGGCCGTCTCTGCACAGCTATGCCGGCGTGCAGGCATCTGACCTGGGCAAGCCTCAGTCTAGTCTGGCCTATCAGCAGGCCTCCTCCCAACAGCACATTCCCATTCTGTTTGAGCCGCAGCTCAACCAGCCCTCTGGCATGGGAGGCTCACAGCTCATTGACACACACCTGCTGCAG TTGTCTTTGGCTCAGGCTCGACAGGGGATGAGTCAGCATTCAAACATGTACTCGGGGCAGGTGCAACAACACGGCCAGAGTAGCTACTATAGCAACACTCAGTCGCCCAGTTCTGCGATGCAACAG GTGACCGTCCCTCTGTCCAGCTCCCAGCTGTCCCTGTCAAACTTTGGCTCGGGTGGAGGTCAGCCCCTCCTGGCGCTGCCTCCCACTCCTCCCCAGGTGCAGCCCCCCAACATCAACCGACAGCCCCCGGTCTCCAATCCATACCGAGGCATCATGGGCCCCAACCACAGCATGATGCAGCCTCCCACCAGCAAG ATGGACATGGATCTGAAACTCTTTGGCAGTGGGATGGATGTGAAGCCCGGAACCCCTCCTATCGGCGCCAGAAGCACCACACCCACCTCCAGCCATTACAG GGCCAGCTCAACGTCTCCGAGCAGCCAGTCCAGTAAGATCAACAGCATGCTGTACCAGAAGCAGTTTCAGGCGAGCTCTGCTGGCATGAGAATGACGCAGCACTTCCCCGGCCAGTTCAACCCACAG ATTCTGTCTCAGCCCAACATCGTCTCTCCTCTGGTTCGACCTCCTCACATTAACTCGTTCGCTGGAGGTGTCCATCGCTCTCCCATGGGCCCTCCGATGTCACCCAATATGGGTGGTGGTCTAATGCCCCATCCCCGACCTCAGCACCCGCAGCACAGCCAGCACCCTCAGCACCCTCAGCACCCTCAGCACCCTCAACACCCTCAACACCCTCAGCATCCTCAACACCCTCAACACCCTCAGCATCCTCAACACCCTCAGCACCCTCAGCACCCTCAGCACCCTCAGCACCCTCAACACCCTCAGCACCCTCCCCGAGGACCTCCTGTTCCCTCGCTTGCTCCAAGAGGCACACAGGCCGCTATGAAGGCTGAACAGGATCTAAAG GCAAAGCAGCGGGCTGAGGTGCTCCAGTCCACTCATAAGTTCTTCTCAgatcagcaacagcagcaactcAAAGCCCCGCAAGTCAGCCAAGTGTCTCGGCTTGATCAGGTGGTGAAACCCCAACTCGACGCGCCTGCTCCGAACCACCAGGCGATGGGCGACCGCCCCGATTCTGACAAACCCCCCATCTCCATGGCCAAGCCCATTCGGACTGGCCCCATAAAACCGCAGGCCATCAAACCAGAAGAGGGCAAGTAA